TATTTACTTTTAAAGTAATAATTTAAAAAATATATTTTTTGAAGGGTATAATTTTCTTAAAAATAATTATTTTTTAAAATATATAATAAAAAAATAAAAAAATTATTTTTATATTTATTTTTTAAATAATATATTTTTTATTATTTTTTTATAAATTTTTTATAAAAAATAAAATAATTTATATAGTATTTTTTATATTTTTATAGATAGAAAATTAATTTGGCATATTTTTAAAATTTAAAATAAATTGTTAAAAAAAATTACATTAATTTATTATAAAATATAATTTTTTTTAAAAAATTAAATAATTTTTTTATTATTTATATTTAAAAAATAAAAATAATATATTTATAAAAATTTTATATATTTAATATAAAAGGTATTTTTAAATGAGTGTGGTAATTATAGATTCTGGTTTTTTTAATTTATCATCTATTTATTTTTCTGTAAAAAGATTAGGATATAATCCTATTGTAAGTTTTGATAAAAATATAATAAAAAATTCTACAAAATTAATTTTTCCTGCTTTTGGGAATTCATATTCAGTTATGAAATATTTATATAAAATGAATTTAGTTAAAATAATAAAAAATTATAAAAAACCAATTTTAGGAATTTGTTCAGGAATGCATGTATTTTTTAATTCTAGAGAAGAAAATAAAAATATTTCAATGTTAGACATTTTTCATAAGGAATATTTATATAAGATTAAAGCAAAAAAGTTTCCTATTTTTCATACTGGATGGAATAAAGTATATTTCAAACAAAAAAATCTTTTATTTAAAAATATTAATAATGGAGATTGGTTTTATTTTATTCATAGTTATATTGCTTTAATAAGTTCAGTAACAATTGCTAAAACATGTTATGAATCTTTTTTTAGTTCAGCAGTTCAGAAAAAAAATTTTTTTGGTGTACAATTTCATCCGGAGCTATCTGGAAATTCTGGAATGATAGTATTAAAAAATTTTTTAGAAATATAATATTACTTATTTATTTTTTAAAAAATTAAAATTTTTGAAATGAATAAAAAACATAAAAAAATAAAAAAATTTAATAATATAAAGAAATTATTTAAAATTTTTAATTTTATTTTTAAATTTTTATAAAAAATTTTTAAAAATTTTTTAATAAAAAATACATAAATTTTTATAATTAATTTTAAAAAATATGATATTAATTTATAATAAAAAATATAAAATTATATTTTATTTTTTTTAAAAAAATGTTTTATATACTAATTATATTTATTATATAAAATAACATTATATTTTATAAAAATTTTTAAAAAATATATTTTAGATATTTATTAAATATAATTTTATTAATTTTTAATAAAAAATAAAATAATACATATAAAATTTTAAAAAAAACATTATTTTATAAATAAAATTAAAAAATATTTTTAATAGTATATAAAAATATAAAATTTTTTTTAAACAAATAAATTTATTACATATAATATTATGAAAGAAATATAAAATTATTTTAAAAAAAATATTATAAAAAATGTATTTATTATATTAAAGGTTTTTAAATGTTATCAAAAAGAATAATTACGTGTTTAGATGTAAAAAATGGTTTTGTAATTAATGGAATAACATTCGAAGATTATAAAATAGTTGGAAATATATTATCTTTAGTTAAAAAATATATTCAAGATGGCTCTGATGAATTATTTTTTTATGATTATTTGTCTTTAATTCAAAAAAAAAATATTAATACATATTGGATTTCTAGAATTTCTGAAATAATTAATATTCCTTTATGCTTTTCAGGAAGAATAAAAAATTTTAAAGAAGTAAAGGATGTATTAAATAATGGAGCACATAAAATATCTATTAATTTTAATTCGATAGAAAATCCTTATTTAATTAGTGATATTGCAGATAAATTTGGTATTCAATCTGTAGTAGTTAGTATTAATTCTTATTACAGTATAAAAAAAAAAAAATATTTTATATATCAATATAATAAAAATAAAAATTTTTTTAAAAAAAAAAATATCGAAACTTATAAATGGATAGAATATATTCAAAAATTAGGAGCAGGAGAGATTATTTTAAATTCTATTAATAAAAATAATAAATTAAATAATGAATATGATATTAAACAATTAAGAAGTATTAGAAAAATTTGTAAAATTCCATTAATAACGTTTGGAAACCCAAATAGTATTAATAATTTTTATGATGTTTTTAGATTTTCTGATATAGATGGAGTGATAATTTCTTCTATTTTTCATGAAAATATTGTGAGTATTAAAAATTTAAAAGATTTTTTATTCATAAAAAATATAGATGTTCGAAGGTAGAAATTATAAGATTGTTTATAAATTTTTAATATTATAAAAAAATATTTAAATTTTTTATGTTTTTTATATATTTTATAAAACATTCTTTATATATTTTTTATAAAATATTTTTTTTTAAATTTTAAAATAAATAATTATTTTATATTTTTTGTTAAAAAATATAAGAAAATTATTTATTTTATTATTTTTTAAATAATTTATTAACGTACAACATTTATAAAGATAATATTTTTTTAAGATTTTTTTATTTTTTAAAATGTTAAATATTTTTTAAATAACAAAATTTTATATATAAATTTTAGATTAAATATTATTAATAATTATATTTTAATATTGTAAAATAAATGATATAGATTATTTATTTTAAATAAAAAATTAAAGTTTTTAAATGGTATTTTTTATATTTTTTTATTTTTAAAAAAATATTATTTAGAAAATAAAGGAGAAATTTAGTGATATTAAATAAAATTGGTGTAGTTGGAATGGCTGTAATGGGAAGAAATTTGGCATTAAATATAGAAAGTAAAAATTATACTGTATCAATTTTTAATCGATCTTCAGAAAAAACAAAAGAAGTAATATTAAATAATCCAAAAAAAAAATTGTTTCCATTTTTTAAATTAAAAGATTTTATTTTATCTTTAAAAAAACCTAGAGTTATTTTATTAATGGTTAAATCTGGAAATCCTACCGATCAAATGATTAATTCAATTATTCCTTATTTAGATAAAGAAGATATTATTATAGATGGGGGAAATAGTTTTTTTAAGGATACTATAAAAAGAAGTTTGAAATTATTTAAAAAAAAAATTAATTTTATTGGAGCTGGTATATCAGGTGGTGAAGAAGGCGCTTTAAATGGTCCCGCTATTATGCCTGGTGGGCAAAAAATTGCATATAAAAAAGTGTCTTCTTTATTAAATAAAATATCTGCTAAAACAAAAAATAATAAATCATGTGTTCATTATATTGGAACTGATGGGTCAGGACATTATGTAAAAATGGTTCATAATGGAATTGAATATGGAGATATGCAATTAATTTCTGAAGCTTATTTTATATTAAAAAAAACATTAAATTTAAGTAATAAAGAATTATCTTGTATTTTTTCAGAATGGAATAAAGGAGAACTAAAAAGTTATTTAATAGAAATTACAAAAAATATTTTTTTAAAAAAAGATTCTTATGGAAATTATTTAATTGATGTGATTTTAGATAAAGCAAGTAATAAGGGAACAGGAACATGGACAAGTCAAAGTGCATTAGAATTAAATGAACCATTATCTTTAATTACACAATCTGTTTTTTTTAGATATTTATCTTTTTTAAAAGATCAAAGAGTGTTAGCTTCTACTTTTTTAAAAGGTCCTAAAATTAATAATGTAAATTCTAATAAAGAAAAATTTATTGAAAATGTTCGTAGATCTTTATATTTAGGAAAAATTATTTCTTATGCTCAAGGTTTTTCACAATTAAATACTGCTTCTAGAGTTTATAATTGGGATTTAAATTATTCTAATATTGCAAAAATTTTTAGAGCAGGTTGTATTATTAGAGCTAATTTTTTAACAGAAATTATTAATTCATATAAAAAAAATAATAATTTAGTAAATTTATTATTAACTCCATATTTTATAAATATTTCTAATAAATATCAGAAATCTTTAAGAAAGATTGTTTCTTATTCTGTATTAAATGGTATACCGACTCCGGCTTTTTCTGCTTCTATATCTTATTATGATACATATAGATCATCTTTTCTTCCATCTAATTTAATACAAGCTCAAAGAGATTATTTTGGAGCTCATACTTATTTAAGAAAAGATAAAGAAGGTGTTTTTCATACAGATTGGTTAAAAAAATAAATAATTTTTTATATTTTTTAATTTTTTTATAAAACTAAAAAACTTTCTTAGAAAAATTTATATTTTATTTTATCTAAGAAGGTTCTTTAAAATATATTAAAAATTAATTTTTTATTTTTTATATAATTTTTTTATTTGTTTAGATTTCCAAATATTGTTGAAAATTTTTATTATTGCTTGAACAAATGCTTTTGTTAAATCTTTATTGAGATTTGTTTCATAAAATTTTTTATTTTTGTATTTCATTAAAATTTTTATTTTTGTGAAATAATTTTTTCCTTTTCTTACAGAATTTATTTGAAAGTTTTTTAATAAGACATTAATTTTAGTAATTTTTTTTAGAGCTTTATAAATTCCATTAATTTGTCCATTTTTTGTTTTTATTTTTATTTTTTTTATTTTTTTTCCAAAATAAAGTTTTATAAAAATTTTTGTTTTTTTGGAAACAGTAGAAGAGATTTTTAAATTTTTTAATTTAAAATATTTATTTTTTTTATTATTTTTTTTAATAAATGCTAATTCTTCTAAATCATAATCAAAAATTTGTCCTTTTTTGTCAGCTAATTTTAAAAATTTTTTATATAATTTTTTAAGATTATAATTTTTTTCTGAATATCCAATTTCTTTCATTCTTTGTTTTACTGCTGCTCTTCCAGAACGTGAAGTTAAATTTAATTGAATTTTTTTTAAACCGATATCTTGTGGAGACATTATTTCATAGTTTTTTCTATTTTTTATAACTCCATCTTGATGAATTCCAGATGAATGAGAAAAAGAATTTTTTCCTATTATGGATTTATTGAGTGGTATAGAAATATTACAAATTTTACTGATTATTTTACTAGTATGATAAATTTTTTTATGTTTTATATTAGTAAAACAATTTAATAATTTTTTTCTAGTTTTTATAATCATTATAATTTCTTCAAGAGCTGCATTTCCTGCTCTTTCACCTATTCCTGTAATTGTTCCTTCAATTTGACGAGCTCCAGATTGTATTGCAGAAATAGAATTTCCCACTGCCATTCCTAAATCGTTGTGACAATGAACCGAAATAATAGCTTGATCAATGTTTGGAACTCTGTTATAAAGATTTGAAATTATTTGTGAAAATTCATTTGGAAGTGTATATCCTACAGTATCTGGAATATTAATAGTTTTTACTCCATTTTTAATTAGTATTTCTACAATTTTACATAATTCATCAATATTAGTTCTTCCAGCATCTTCACATGAAAATTCTATATCGTCTGTATATTTTTTAGCAATTTTAATAGATTTTATAGCCATATCTTGAATTTCTTCAAAATTTTTTTTTAATTTAGATTCTATATGTAGTTTTGAAGTTCCTACAAATAAATGAATTCTGAAGTGTTCTAATTTTGACATTGCTTTTGCTGCTACTTGAATATCTTTTTTAACACATCGAGCTAAACTGCATATTGTACTGTATTTAATATTTTTGCAAATTTCTTGAACTGATTTAAAATCTCCAGGAGAAGAAATAGGAAAACCAGCTTCAATAATATCTATTTTCATTGCATCTAAAGCTAATGCAATTTTTATTTTGTCTTTTATTTGTAAACTAGATTGTAATGATTGTTCTCCATCTCGGAGAGTAGTATCAAATATAATAATTTTTTCTTTCATAGATTATCTTATATAAGTTTTATATTTTTGTAATATTAAAAAGAAAATTTTCAATTTTTTTAAAATTATTTTTTTAAAAATTAATAATTATAATTTTTTAAATAAAATTAAGAAAATAATTTTCTATTTTCTAAAAATTTTGGAATGTTTTTTTTTTCATGATAAATAATTTTTTTTATATAATTTAATGTTAAATCAATAGCATCTAATCCATTTAATAATTTTTTTTTATAAGATTTATTAATCGAAAATTTATATATTTTATTTTTGAATATAATTTTTTGTTTAATTAAATTGATAATACATTTTTTATTTTTATTTTTTTGAATATAAGATATTATTTTTTGTATATTTTTTTCTTTTAATTTTATTAATAAAAGATTATTATTTACACTATTATTATAAAAAATATCTGAAAATTTAGATGAAATAATTACTTTAAATCCATAATCCATTAATGCCCATACTGCATGTTCTCTAGATGATCCGCATCCAAAATTTTTTCCTGTAATTAATATACTTGAATTTTTATATTCTTTATGATTTAAAATAAAATTTTTATTAATTATAAGTTCTTTTTTATTTAAAAATCTCCAATTATGAAATAAGTGTTTTCCGTATCCAATTT
The window above is part of the Buchnera aphidicola (Periphyllus testudinaceus) genome. Proteins encoded here:
- the hisH gene encoding imidazole glycerol phosphate synthase subunit HisH is translated as MSVVIIDSGFFNLSSIYFSVKRLGYNPIVSFDKNIIKNSTKLIFPAFGNSYSVMKYLYKMNLVKIIKNYKKPILGICSGMHVFFNSREENKNISMLDIFHKEYLYKIKAKKFPIFHTGWNKVYFKQKNLLFKNINNGDWFYFIHSYIALISSVTIAKTCYESFFSSAVQKKNFFGVQFHPELSGNSGMIVLKNFLEI
- the hisF gene encoding imidazole glycerol phosphate synthase subunit HisF → MLSKRIITCLDVKNGFVINGITFEDYKIVGNILSLVKKYIQDGSDELFFYDYLSLIQKKNINTYWISRISEIINIPLCFSGRIKNFKEVKDVLNNGAHKISINFNSIENPYLISDIADKFGIQSVVVSINSYYSIKKKKYFIYQYNKNKNFFKKKNIETYKWIEYIQKLGAGEIILNSINKNNKLNNEYDIKQLRSIRKICKIPLITFGNPNSINNFYDVFRFSDIDGVIISSIFHENIVSIKNLKDFLFIKNIDVRR
- the gndA gene encoding NADP-dependent phosphogluconate dehydrogenase, whose translation is MILNKIGVVGMAVMGRNLALNIESKNYTVSIFNRSSEKTKEVILNNPKKKLFPFFKLKDFILSLKKPRVILLMVKSGNPTDQMINSIIPYLDKEDIIIDGGNSFFKDTIKRSLKLFKKKINFIGAGISGGEEGALNGPAIMPGGQKIAYKKVSSLLNKISAKTKNNKSCVHYIGTDGSGHYVKMVHNGIEYGDMQLISEAYFILKKTLNLSNKELSCIFSEWNKGELKSYLIEITKNIFLKKDSYGNYLIDVILDKASNKGTGTWTSQSALELNEPLSLITQSVFFRYLSFLKDQRVLASTFLKGPKINNVNSNKEKFIENVRRSLYLGKIISYAQGFSQLNTASRVYNWDLNYSNIAKIFRAGCIIRANFLTEIINSYKKNNNLVNLLLTPYFINISNKYQKSLRKIVSYSVLNGIPTPAFSASISYYDTYRSSFLPSNLIQAQRDYFGAHTYLRKDKEGVFHTDWLKK
- the leuA gene encoding 2-isopropylmalate synthase, coding for MKEKIIIFDTTLRDGEQSLQSSLQIKDKIKIALALDAMKIDIIEAGFPISSPGDFKSVQEICKNIKYSTICSLARCVKKDIQVAAKAMSKLEHFRIHLFVGTSKLHIESKLKKNFEEIQDMAIKSIKIAKKYTDDIEFSCEDAGRTNIDELCKIVEILIKNGVKTINIPDTVGYTLPNEFSQIISNLYNRVPNIDQAIISVHCHNDLGMAVGNSISAIQSGARQIEGTITGIGERAGNAALEEIIMIIKTRKKLLNCFTNIKHKKIYHTSKIISKICNISIPLNKSIIGKNSFSHSSGIHQDGVIKNRKNYEIMSPQDIGLKKIQLNLTSRSGRAAVKQRMKEIGYSEKNYNLKKLYKKFLKLADKKGQIFDYDLEELAFIKKNNKKNKYFKLKNLKISSTVSKKTKIFIKLYFGKKIKKIKIKTKNGQINGIYKALKKITKINVLLKNFQINSVRKGKNYFTKIKILMKYKNKKFYETNLNKDLTKAFVQAIIKIFNNIWKSKQIKKLYKK
- the leuD gene encoding 3-isopropylmalate dehydratase small subunit, whose protein sequence is MKKFKIHLGKIVPINIINIDTDIIIPKQFLKNTTKIGYGKHLFHNWRFLNKKELIINKNFILNHKEYKNSSILITGKNFGCGSSREHAVWALMDYGFKVIISSKFSDIFYNNSVNNNLLLIKLKEKNIQKIISYIQKNKNKKCIINLIKQKIIFKNKIYKFSINKSYKKKLLNGLDAIDLTLNYIKKIIYHEKKNIPKFLENRKLFS